The Geobacter metallireducens GS-15 region CATCACTCTTGTTCTTCAGGCTGCGGGACTGCGACGCCTTTGCCTCAGCCAATGCCTTGCCGGCAACCGCTTCGGCCTGGGCGTTCCCCTTCTGTCGGGCGAGTCCGATAATGGTCTCCGATTTGCTGATCGAGGCGGCGCTCTTCTTGATCGCGTCATCGAATTTCCTGATTTCTGCGACGATCTTTTCCTTCGCGGTTTCAAGCTTGAAGATCTCGCCGAGCAGTGCGTTGCGGTCCGCGTCGGTCATCCGGGCGTGGGAGACGGAAACAGAGACAAACAAAACAACTACCATGGCTGAACTGACAAAGAATCGTCCCATCGGGTTTTCCCCTTAATTGGCGGCTACGCCCTGCAAAAGCTCCGCGAGCTTCGCATTGTCGATCCTGCCGGTCGTGGTGGAAACGGGACTTCCCCCCTTGTAGACCATCATGGCCGGAACCCCTTTGATAGCCAGCTGGCCGGCGAGCTTCCGGTTCTCATTCACGTTGACATTGACGAACTTGACCTTGCCGGCATACCTGGCGCTTTGCGCCTCCACGGCCGGGACGAAATCCTGGCAGGGGCCGCAGTCGCTCCCCCAGAAGGTCACCACCACTGGCAGTCGCTCCTTGATGACTTCATCCTCGAACTCGTCCTCTTCGATCTCGATCACGCTGGAGCGGAACATGCTCTGCTTAAAGAACAGCTTGCCGGTGTCAGTGGAACCGGGAGAGATGACGGTAAACGCGATGGCCGGCCCCGTTTCCTCCACCGCGTTGCCGGCGGCGTTTGGCTGGGTCGTCCGCATGAACTTCTGGGAGCGGATGAAGCCCATCTCCGACCTGAATCCGGCCGGTATCTGCCCCGGCTGTTTCTTTTCCTCGCTCTTGGCCGCGGCTACCTTGGCGGACTGGGTCTCAATGGCCCGGAAAAACCCGTCCAGCTTTGCTCCCACAACCGATTCACCCTCGACGGCAAGGATCTTGTACCCTTTCCTCAAGAGGGTTTTCCCCACCCTTGACCCGGGAGCAAGCTCCATGACCCAGATGCCGTCCGGCATGGCGGCAAAGACGACACCGGGCAGGCCGAGCTTCCGTTTCCGGGCGATCATCTCCTTCATCCGCGCAATATCCCCTTCCACCGCGGCCCGGTCCGCCGCCTCGGGGGCCAGCGCCAGGTAGGCACGGTACTCATTGATGGCCTTGGCCGGTTTGTCCGTTTCCGCCGCCACCTTTGCCAGGTTGTAGTGGATGTCGGGCCAGCGGGGAGCAAGGGCGGCGGCCGCCTCGAACTCGTCCATGGCGGCACGGAAACCGGCAGGGCTGTCCGCCTTTTCGATGATGGCGAAGCCGGCCTTGAAGCGCTCCCGAGCCGCCTCGGGAATTTCCTCCTGGGCCAGGAGAGGCGAAACGGTCAGCAGGGCGAACAGTGACGTGATGACGAGTTGGCGTATGGCTTTTTTCATGGCTGTGATCCTTTCGTGGTCTGGCCGGCTTTCGGCGCCGTGGCCAGCTTGCCCACTTCGTTCAGGGCGTCGATCTCAAGTTCCAGTTTCTTGACTCCGGCATCGGCCTCGTTCTTGAGGGTGGTGGCCGTATCCAGCTCCTTCAGGGCCTGCGCCAGGAGATCGTCGGCAACCTCCTTTTCCGCTGGGGGGAGAGTCGTTGCCTGGCTCTTCAGTTCTTCGACCTTTTTCTGTTTTTCGGCCACCTGCTCGGTGGCGTTCCGCTGTTTTTCCTTTGCCTGCTCGATCATGGGGAGGCGCAGATGCACCTCCTCGATCATGGTCTGATAGAGGCCCATGCGGACTTCAACCGCACCATCCGGCATGGGAGGCTCCGGGAACTCCTTGTCGCACCTGGCCATGGACTCCCCGGTGGGTTTCTCAGAAAACTTCCGGTATTCCTCCGCCCGTTTTTCGTCGCCGGCCGCCAGGGCCCTGGCCACCTGGCCTCCCCAGTAGGCGCTGCACCGCAACTGCCGGAAGGCATGAGAATCACGGCCGGGAGAGCTTGCGTCCAGCCCCCGTATCCCGGCCAGGAGCTTCTTCTTTTTGTCGGTGAACTCCTGTTTCTTCTGCTGTTCGTACTGGCTCTCCATCTCCCTGATCTGCTGCTCCACCTTGGCGCGCCATTCGGCCGCGGCCCGTTCCTGGGCCGCTTTCTGTTCGGCGATCTGCTGGGGGGTCGGGCCGGACTGCTGCGACGGAGAAGGGCCATTGAGCCAGTTGATGAACGCGTTGGCGGCCATGTCGGTTATGGACTGCATGATCTGCAGTTTCATCTGGTTCTTGAAGGAAAGCCCGCTCTTCGGCGACGACCCGTAGGAGCCGCCGCCGGAGGGCTGATCGCACTCAATGCGCCCTCCCCGGCAGTAACAAGGGATCCCCTGGTCCGCATAAGCCCTGGCCGAGGCCTTGCAGTCCACCTCGAAACCGGCAAGGGCGGTTTGCGGCCCTGCCGCGGCAGACAGCAACAGCAGGACGACAGGGGTAAGTCGCAGCAATGATCCCAACCGTAACATGATTGACCTCCTTACGAGATGGAGCCGGGCTGCCGGCTTGTGGCGTATGCCTCCCAGAGCCGGCTCGGGTCCGCCGCATAGAGTTCCGCATAGCCGCAGTCACCGCAGATATGGGCATGCAACTCCATGGTTTCAGCCTTCTTGAAGATGAGCGCCCCCGGTTTCCTCTCGATCTGCACAGAAAGGGTGCCGTTCGCATACTCACCGTCGCGGTCGATGACCCGGACATCGTGCATGATCTTGCCGGAGCCGCATTTGGGACATTTTTCGCGTTTCATGGCCGTTCTCCCTGCCGGGTCATCGGGTCATAAACCAGGCCCATGCCAGAAAAACCCCCGCAAAGAACAGGAGCAACCCCCATGCCAGGAGGCTCGTCCGAGCGCGCCTGGCGGGAAGCGGCTCTCCAGCCGCATCACCCGCCAGGCGTCCGCGCAGCGCCCAGGCCGACAGCACAAATACGGCCACTCCCGCGCATCCCGCCAGGAGCGCCGGAAGGAGGCCATCCAGCGCCCCCGGCCTTCGGGTAACGATCACTACCGCCGCCGTGAACCCGATGACCGCCGCGATCCCCCCAGCCAACTTGCCGAGCATTAGCGGCAGCTGCCTCAGTTCCGCCCTGGCCTGACGCGTTATCTCTCCCATGGTTCTCCTCCAGCCATTCAGCTGTGCGTATCAGGTTCATCCCGGCTGAAACTACTTCCCTCCGCCCGCCGCAATGTCCTTGAGCCTCGTCCGCACCTCATCGGAAACGGCCTCATCGGGGTGCGCGGCCAGCCAGCGGGACAGGTTCATCTCCGCGTATCCCCAATGATCCTTGTATTCATACTCCACCAGACCACAGGTAAGCTGCAGGTCCGGCAGCCGCATCGGCTCGTCGCGCAGGAAGGTCACCCGCACCGGCATCCCCGGAGTCAGCCGGGCAACGGCAGTTAAAACCTCGTCCACATCCTTCATTCTCTGGGTGTCAAACGCCAGGATGATATCGCCGGCCTTCACCCCGGCACGCTCGGCGGGGCTTCCCGGCGCAACCGCCTGGACGTAGGCGCCCCCCTCGGCCCTTTTCAGCAGCTTCAGCCCCATCTGCGGCTTCCCCTGCCCCCCTGCCTGGGGTGGCGACATTTCGGGCACGATATCCACCTGGGCGGGGCGGTAGCCGGCCTCGGACAGCTTGAATGCCTGCACACAGTGCTTATGGACTTCATATCCCATGTCGTATTGATTCCTTGCCCTGGCCACCAGCTCCCGGACCCTCCCCAGATGGGTGCCGAGGGCCAGCTCCCGTATCGCCGGGTCCTTTGAATCGGTGGCCGCCTCCAGGGCCGCATCGTCCTGCTCAAGGGTCCTGATCATGTCCACCGTCCCGAAGAACGACGGCCCCTCGCCAAGGAACATGAGCCGACCCTCTCCCGCGCCGATTGAGGCGGTTTCATCCATCTGCTTTATGTAGTCATCCTTCGGGATATCGAAGTATGCCGACGTCGTCAGCTTCTTCCCCGGCCTGAGGGCGGCCCCCTTCTGCAGCAGCAGGCGCACCATGCGCCGCTGCGCAATCTTGGCCTTGGGGTCCGAACGTTCGTTGAGGGTGTTCAAGGCCACATAGATCGCGGAGCGTGTCGGGCGGTTCGGCTGCCTCTGGGCCACGGCGGTCGAAGCCCCCTTCTCCAGGAGGAGCTGCATGCATTTTTCCCGACCGGAGAAGATGGCGCTGCCAAGAGGGGTGTACTGTCCAATCGAATCAGTCTCGTTCAGGTCTGCCCCTCGCTGGAGGAGAAGCGACAGGATTTCATCTGTGCAGATGCTGTCGCTCATTTCACTGAGGAGGCTCTGCTTGCCATAACTCATTTCATACCGGAAGTCGGCCCCGTTCTTCAGCAGAAACGCGGCAAAGTCGGCTGAATAGCTGGACACCAGCGGCGGGCCGCCAGGGAACCGCCGGACGTTGACGTTGGCGCCGCGACGCACCAGCAGTTCGGCCTTGGTCCGCCAGTCGCCAACGTATTCGACCATGGTCAGCGGCGATTTCCCCTCCCTGTCGACTGCGTTGGGATTGGCACCCCGCTCCAGAAGCAATTGCACCGCCCGGGCGGAACCGAACTGCACGGCTGTGGAAAGGAGCGGTTCGCCGCTCTCGGAGGTGGTGTTGGGATTGAGCCCCTGATCCAGCAGGGCAGTAAGGGTAGCCATGTCATCGTAGCTAATGGCTTGCCAGGGGTCCGGCTGTCCGGCAAGCGTGAAGGACCACTCCCCGGCGGGGATGCCATCCACCTCTACCCGCATTCGATAGCGGCCGGGATAGCGGTTCCCGAGTTCATCGGTAAACCTGTAGTGCACCCCGCCGATCTTCCAGTGGGGAGGAGAGTAACCATTCTCTGTTTTTCCGCCGATGGCGGCAAAGAGCGGGTCATCGGAACCCTGTGTCACCTGGTAGTTGGCGCTTTTCAGCATGCCGCCGGTCGGCTCATGCCAGGAGACCGTAACCGAATGCCCCCCACGGCTTCGGGAAAGAGAGGCCTGATCGAATTCGATCCGGGCCACGATGCGCCGCACATCCTTGCGGTCGAAGCTTTCGGCGAATCCCCGGGTATTGTCGAGAGTATCGCTCTCATAGAAGCTGACGCCGGCAATGGCACAGGGAGGCGCCGCCTCGCCAGGGGCCACGGGCCTCACCGCCAGGTTGAAGCGCCTGAGGTCCGCCAGGTTGTCGAGGGCCAGCACCCCCAGGGAGGTATTGAACAGCACGTAGAGGGTATCGCCAGCCATGGCCATCCGGTGCCCATACCCCGCCGAGCGCATGATCTCCAGGGCTCCGCCCTGGCCGGCGAGGACGATCTCCCTGCCGGTGCTGACCACAAGGCCGGCCGGCGTCATGGCCAGCCCCGTCACGGATGCCGAGGGGTGGGTGTAGTAGGTGCTCTCAGCGCCGTCCTTCACGGAATAGCGGGCGACCGTTCGCCCCTTGGCCACGTAGAGGGCTTCAGCATCGCCCGTAACGGCGGTGATGGGCTCGCCCGACTCATAGGCCAGCTCCATGTCGAGGATGCCGCCCCCCTTGAGGGAGCGGAGCAGGTAGAGAGCATGGCGACCACTTCGCGCGTCGATGCCGGCACAGTAGACGGTTGTGCCGACGCTGGTCAGGACATCGATTTTGCGCAGGGGTACTTTCGTCACGGGCTGCAGCGCCGCATAGGGTACCCCCTTCTTGTCCAGGGTTTTCTCCCTGGGCTCGGCGAGGAGCAGCAGATCATTGCCGGCCGACAGGAGGAACACGCCGTTGGAGAGGTGGGTCATCCCTGAGATCGCGGCTTTCACGGCCACCATGAAGTTTCTGTCGGGGTAGAGCAGGTGGTATGTATCAGAATCACCGCTGAACGCCACAACGGGGGCACCTGCGGCACTGACGCTGAAGATGGCGTCGGTTCTGGTCTTTTCCGTGGGGGGGAGCACCCATCGGGGGGCAACCTTAGCCCCCCTGAGGAACAGGAAGGTGGCCTCCGTGAAGAGGCTGGGCGCGGGCTGCCGCTCCACCGACGGCTTGGGTGCCTGAGGCGTCGGCGGCTTGGGTGCCTGCTGCGACGGTTTGGACACCTGCTGCTTGGGCGGCCTGGAGGCAGCCAGCCCCGGCATGCCCAGGAGCAGAGCTAAAATCTGTACCGCTGTTGCCAGCAACGCGGCTTTCCGCCTGATCATTCGCCGAACTGGATCCACGCCTTCACCCCCTTCCGTGATGCGGACAGCTCATCGTTGAAACGCTTCCAGAACCCCTCGGCATCGAAACTGGTGCCGGTCGCGGCCGTCGCATCCACCATGAACCGGTTGAGGGCTTGGTAGGCGACCTTCGAATACATCCGCCCCCCCTCCACGGCAAACTCCGCATGGGGCCCCACCGGCTCGGGTATCTTGGAAATAATCAGATCCGCCGTCTCGGCGCCGGCCGCGGGAGCGCCCCCCTCCCCGGCTTTGACCGCGATGCGCCCCACAGCGAGCATCTTTTCGTAGTACCCCTTGAATTTCTCGCCCCGGGCCTCTTCGATGGCGTCGCCGGTCTCCGACTCGATAATCTTCGTGATCTTGTCGGTGAAAAAATCAGCCGCAAACGCCGTAGTGATGGGATCATCGGGCTGGGACTTCGAATCCGCGGCAGAGGCGAGCCGGCGGTCCGGAGATTTGATGGTCCGCGCCGCATTGGCAGCCGAACTGTCCTGCTGGAACATCCCCATGACGGAGTTCAGGAGGGTCTTGCTCACCACCCGGGGAAGCGGCAGGCGGAGGCTGTCCCGCTCTTCGTCGGAACGGGGCTGCCCGGCGGCCATGGCCCACAGCTCGTTGCGCCGGCGCAGTGCCGCATAGAAGGCCTCCGCATCGGCGTCGGAGAGCACCCCATCCTTATTGAGCCTGGCGTAGAGCACGGCTACCGTTTCCTGTGCCGCCAGATATTCCTGCCATTGCTGCGGGGAAAAGCCGGGGAGTGGGACCACCGGCCGCGGGGCCTGGACCGTCTTGCTCAGGGGTTTCGCAGCGGGCATGAGCGCAACCAGCTTTCCCATCCGCTGGCGGTACTCTGAGCGCTCCTTCCGCAACTCTTCCTGTCGTTTCAGCTCCTGCTCGGCGCGGCGCAGGTTTTCCTGGATCACCTTGTCGTTGGGGGACTTGCCCACGGCATTCTTATAAAGCTCCACCGCCTTTGCCCAATCACTCTTCTCATAGGCCCGGTTCCCCTGCTCATTGAGGTTGAAGGCTTCCTGCTTCCGCTGCCGCTCCTCCTGCTGCCGTGCCTGCTCCCGCTCCTCCTGCCACTGGTTGATCCGCTCAAACAGGCTCGGGCCGCGTTCGTAACCGCTGTTTCCGCCGTCATCGCCGCCGGAGCCTCCGCACCCGCTGACACACTCCGGGCCGCTAACCGGCGGGATATACACTGACCCTCCGCCGGTCATGGACCGGAGCTGATCGAAGGCGCCGGCTGACGCCTCCGCAGTGAACGCGGCAGCGGCGCAGAACTGGCAGGCCGCCAGGAACAGAAGCCCCCGCCCCCTGAGGGTCTTAACTTTAATAAACCTCGTGCCCATAGTCATGGGAGGGCCCCCTCTCCGTGTCTCTCGATTCATAGGTGTACCTGCCGCCCGGGAAGAACCTCTGCGTAACCTTCTCGAAAACAGGGAGGAACTCCCGGAATTTTTCCTCTGGGGCGGTGTAGCGCAGGGCGAAAAACCCCTGCTTCGCGGGGAGCACCACGAACCGCTCCCTGATGGGTATCCTTGTGGCGTTCAAGCCCGGCCGGATATACACACCAGGCTTTACGGGTCCGCCCGTCCCGCTTTCCCTCGGCGCGTACTCCTTCTTGACACGCTCGAACACCATTCCATCCCTGCCGGCAACCTTCACGGCCGTGACATCCCCGTAACTGCTCCCATCAAGGGACACCCCCAAAGCCGGCTGCGCGAAAACCCTGAGGTAGTGGTCCACGGATTTGTACATCAGGTTCCCTTCCGCGTAGTAGAAGATGGAGATAGCGACGGAGGGTTCGCCCGGCTCCGGGGCTTTCAGGTGAAAACCGTAGGTCTTTTTCTCCTCATTGCTCAAGCCGAGGCCGGATCCGTAGTTGTCGACCCGTGACCACTCCGGCGGGATATCGCAGGAGAAGTAGTCTCCCACCTCCACGGTCACAAACCCGTCGGGGTCGGGAATTCCCGGGATCAGCTCGTGGGGAACCGAATGCGTTAGCGGCAATGCCGAAGAGGGAAGGGAAGTGCCGGCCTGTGCCGGCCCATCCCACACTGCCAGCGCCGCCAGCAAAACCAAGCACGGCAGCAGGGCCCGGGGATTGCACCTTTTCGTCACAACTGTCGATGCCTTCATATCGTGTTTTTCCCCCAGTTCCTGAACAGTTCCACGATCGATGCGAAGCCGCGCTCCTCCGCCAGTTGCCGGGGGGTTAGCCCTCTGTCGTTCCTGATGGTCGGGTCGGCCCCCCGGGCAAGGAACAGTCTGACGAATTCTTCATAGCCAAGGCCGACGGCGTAATGGAGTGGCGTGTCGCCGTACCGGCCGGCGATATTGATGTCCGCGCCGCTGTCGAGGATGAGAGTCGCGGCCTCCAGCGCCTCTGCGGAAACGGCGGCATGGAGCGGTGTGAATCCCTTGTTGTCCGTGATGTTCACATCGGCCCCCTTTTCCAGCAGCAGGCGGACCATCCCGGTGTTGCCTCTCCGACAGGCCTCCCGCAGGGGGGTATACCAGTAGCTGTTGGCGATGGTCACATCGGCTCCGGCGTCGAGAAGAATCCGAGCAACATCGTCATGCCCCTCGTGAACGGCGGCAAAGAGGGGGGTGTTCCCCTCGCCATTGACGGCATTCACCCGGGCCCCGGCAGCGAGCAGAATCCGCGTCGCCTCGGCATGGCCGTAATGGGCCACGTTGTGGAGGAGGGTGATGCGGTACTCCTTGTCCGCGTAGTTGGCATCGGCCCCCTTGGCAAGGAAATCCCCGATGACACCGGCATCGCCGTATCC contains the following coding sequences:
- a CDS encoding thioredoxin domain-containing protein — its product is MKKAIRQLVITSLFALLTVSPLLAQEEIPEAARERFKAGFAIIEKADSPAGFRAAMDEFEAAAALAPRWPDIHYNLAKVAAETDKPAKAINEYRAYLALAPEAADRAAVEGDIARMKEMIARKRKLGLPGVVFAAMPDGIWVMELAPGSRVGKTLLRKGYKILAVEGESVVGAKLDGFFRAIETQSAKVAAAKSEEKKQPGQIPAGFRSEMGFIRSQKFMRTTQPNAAGNAVEETGPAIAFTVISPGSTDTGKLFFKQSMFRSSVIEIEEDEFEDEVIKERLPVVVTFWGSDCGPCQDFVPAVEAQSARYAGKVKFVNVNVNENRKLAGQLAIKGVPAMMVYKGGSPVSTTTGRIDNAKLAELLQGVAAN
- a CDS encoding ankyrin repeat domain-containing protein; its protein translation is MIRRKAALLATAVQILALLLGMPGLAASRPPKQQVSKPSQQAPKPPTPQAPKPSVERQPAPSLFTEATFLFLRGAKVAPRWVLPPTEKTRTDAIFSVSAAGAPVVAFSGDSDTYHLLYPDRNFMVAVKAAISGMTHLSNGVFLLSAGNDLLLLAEPREKTLDKKGVPYAALQPVTKVPLRKIDVLTSVGTTVYCAGIDARSGRHALYLLRSLKGGGILDMELAYESGEPITAVTGDAEALYVAKGRTVARYSVKDGAESTYYTHPSASVTGLAMTPAGLVVSTGREIVLAGQGGALEIMRSAGYGHRMAMAGDTLYVLFNTSLGVLALDNLADLRRFNLAVRPVAPGEAAPPCAIAGVSFYESDTLDNTRGFAESFDRKDVRRIVARIEFDQASLSRSRGGHSVTVSWHEPTGGMLKSANYQVTQGSDDPLFAAIGGKTENGYSPPHWKIGGVHYRFTDELGNRYPGRYRMRVEVDGIPAGEWSFTLAGQPDPWQAISYDDMATLTALLDQGLNPNTTSESGEPLLSTAVQFGSARAVQLLLERGANPNAVDREGKSPLTMVEYVGDWRTKAELLVRRGANVNVRRFPGGPPLVSSYSADFAAFLLKNGADFRYEMSYGKQSLLSEMSDSICTDEILSLLLQRGADLNETDSIGQYTPLGSAIFSGREKCMQLLLEKGASTAVAQRQPNRPTRSAIYVALNTLNERSDPKAKIAQRRMVRLLLQKGAALRPGKKLTTSAYFDIPKDDYIKQMDETASIGAGEGRLMFLGEGPSFFGTVDMIRTLEQDDAALEAATDSKDPAIRELALGTHLGRVRELVARARNQYDMGYEVHKHCVQAFKLSEAGYRPAQVDIVPEMSPPQAGGQGKPQMGLKLLKRAEGGAYVQAVAPGSPAERAGVKAGDIILAFDTQRMKDVDEVLTAVARLTPGMPVRVTFLRDEPMRLPDLQLTCGLVEYEYKDHWGYAEMNLSRWLAAHPDEAVSDEVRTRLKDIAAGGGK
- a CDS encoding ankyrin repeat domain-containing protein produces the protein MTIAATMLRAITVLMALLLLVAAGPAAAADEGGDLLEQFLGRKYEPVLKPLEIPEGTPPSEALFLYLNQGYGDAGVIGDFLAKGADANYADKEYRITLLHNVAHYGHAEATRILLAAGARVNAVNGEGNTPLFAAVHEGHDDVARILLDAGADVTIANSYWYTPLREACRRGNTGMVRLLLEKGADVNITDNKGFTPLHAAVSAEALEAATLILDSGADINIAGRYGDTPLHYAVGLGYEEFVRLFLARGADPTIRNDRGLTPRQLAEERGFASIVELFRNWGKNTI